A part of Chanodichthys erythropterus isolate Z2021 chromosome 4, ASM2448905v1, whole genome shotgun sequence genomic DNA contains:
- the cnr1 gene encoding cannabinoid receptor 1: MLFPASKSDVKSVLDGVAETTFRTITSGLQYIGSNDISYDDHIIDGDFTKSGYPLPKPFAAYRRSPFADKVGPDEELIVKGIPFYPTNSSDVFGNWSLGEDGSSLQCGENFMDMECFMILTPSQQLAIAVLSLTLGTFTVLENLVVLCVILQSRTLRCRPSYHFIGSLAIADLLGSVIFVYSFLDFHVFHRKDSPNIFLFKLGGVTASFTASVGSLFLTAIDRYISIHRPLAYRRIVTRTKAVIAFCVMWVISIIIAVLPLLGWNCKRLNSVCSDIFPLIDENYLMFWIGVTSVLVIFIIYAYMYILWKAHHHAVRMMRRTSQKSLVIHSSDGTKVQTPRPDQARMDIRLAKTLVLILVVLVICWGPLLAIMVYDLFWRMDDNIKTIFAFCSMLCLLNSTVNPIIYALRSKDLRRAFLTTCQCCRSTSSTSLQLDNSLESDCQRNQHIAANRAAESCVKTTVKIAKLTMSVSAETSAEAV, from the coding sequence ATGCTGTTCCCTGCCTCAAAGTCCGATGTTAAATCTGTTCTGGATGGAGTGGCGGAAACCACGTTCAGAACCATCACTTCTGGACTGCAGTACATTGGTTCTAACGACATCAGCTACGATGACCACATCATCGACGGCGACTTCACCAAAAGCGGATACCCACTGCCGAAACCATTTGCAGCCTACCGCAGAAGCCCTTTCGCAGATAAAGTGGGACCAGATGAAGAACTCATCGTGAAAGGTATCCCCTTTTATCCCACCAACAGCTCTGATGTGTTCGGGAACTGGAGCCTGGGAGAAGATGGGAGTAGCCTGCAGTGTGGGGAGAACTTTATGGACATGGAATGTTTCATGATACTGACTCCTAGTCAACAGCTCGCCATAGCAGTGTTGTCCCTCACGCTGGGGACTTTTACGGTGTTGGAGAACCTCGTGGTCTTGTGTGTGATATTGCAGTCACGTACCCTGCGCTGCAGGCCCTCTTACCATTTCATTGGTAGCTTGGCCATCGCAGACCTGCTTGGCAGCGTGATCTTTGTCTACAGCTTCTTGGACTTTCACGTCTTTCACCGAAAAGACAGTCCAAACATTTTCCTGTTTAAGTTGGGTGGCGTGACGGCCTCGTTCACTGCTTCTGTGGGAAGCCTGTTCCTCACTGCCATCGATCGATACATTTCTATCCACCGTCCGTTGGCGTACAGGCGAATTGTGACGCGCACCAAAGCAGTGATCGCCTTCTGCGTGATGTGGGTGATCTCCATTATCATTGCCGTGCTGCCGCTGCTGGGCTGGAACTGCAAGCGGCTCAACTCGGTTTGCTCTGACATCTTTCCACTAATCGACGAAAACTACCTGATGTTCTGGATCGGTGTGACAAGCGTTCTGGTCATATTCATTATCTACGCTTACATGTACATCCTCTGGAAGGCCCACCACCACGCGGTGAGGATGATGAGGCGCACGTCACAGAAGAGCCTGGTCATCCACTCTTCCGACGGTACGAAGGTCCAGACTCCCAGGCCGGATCAGGCTCGCATGGACATCCGCTTGGCCAAAACCCTTGTTCTGATCCTGGTGGTGCTGGTGATCTGTTGGGGGCCTCTTCTGGCCATCATGGTGTATGATCTGTTCTGGCGGATGGATGACAACATTAAGACAATATTTGCGTTCTGTAGTATGCTCTGCCTGCTCAACTCTACCGTTAACCCAATAATCTACGCCCTCAGGAGTAAAGACCTGCGGAGGGCCTTCCTCACCACCTGCCAGTGCTGCAGGAGTACCTCCAGCACGTCCCTGCAGCTAGACAACAGCCTGGAATCAGATTGTCAGAGGAATCAACACATCGCCGCAAACCGTGCTGCCGAGAGCTGCGTGAAGACCACTGTGAAAATAGCCAAATTGACAATGTCCGTCTCAGCAGAGACGTCGGCTGAAGCGGTTTGA